In Chitinophaga nivalis, a single genomic region encodes these proteins:
- the rpsT gene encoding 30S ribosomal protein S20 produces the protein MANHKATKKDVRQSKKRNERNRYYGKTTRNAIRDLKALTDKAAAEKDLSDVASMIDKLAKRNVIHKNKAANLKSKLALKVAKLA, from the coding sequence ATGGCAAACCATAAAGCAACGAAAAAAGACGTACGTCAAAGCAAAAAGCGTAATGAACGTAACCGTTACTACGGTAAAACTACCCGTAATGCCATCCGTGATTTGAAAGCATTAACTGACAAAGCGGCAGCGGAGAAAGATTTATCAGATGTAGCCTCTATGATTGACAAGCTGGCTAAACGTAACGTTATCCACAAAAACAAAGCAGCTAACCTGAAAAGTAAGCTGGCTCTGAAAGTAGCTAAACTGGCGTAA